A window of Apium graveolens cultivar Ventura chromosome 8, ASM990537v1, whole genome shotgun sequence contains these coding sequences:
- the LOC141679051 gene encoding serine carboxypeptidase-like 46 gives MENGPFQPGKKGNLIKNKYSWNLESNMLYLESPVGVGFSYSNTSSDYIMWNDTQTAADNLAFIINWLEEFPMYKDSDFLIVGESYAGHYAPQLAALILEHNKRQNNKPINLKAIGLGNPLLDIEISVENGEFLWSHGAISDDTLYLEKTVCNNSKFLQEYIHSGWSQGCNDVFNRVTDEMGGVPSDDLLLPTCLSSSTSTTQFKPMGLHGRIHEAFSRRGNVGDPCLRSRVFTYLNKPEVQKALHANTTHLPYHWDFCVGPLAYQEENLGLNIIPLVSDLLKEGIPILLYSGDQDSKIPLTQTRIIANKLAKDLKFQSFTKYGPWYDKKQVAGWWQSFGGLTEGKNVTYLTFATVRGAAHEVPFTSPSQALTLFHSFLHALPLPTPPPQH, from the exons ATGGAAAATGGTCCATTTCAACCAGGCAAGAAAGGAAACCTCATTAAGAACAAATATTCCTGGAATTTGG AATCAAACATGTTATATCTGGAATCGCCTGTTGGAGTTGGGTTTTCATACTCTAATACAAGCTCTGACTATATCATGTGGAACGATACACAGACTG CTGCGGATAACTTGGCTTTCATCATAAACTGGCTCGAAGAATTTCCAATGTACAAAGACTCCGACTTCCTTATAGTTGGAGAAAGCTATGCAG GACACTATGCTCCACAACTTGCAGCACTAATACTTGAACACAATAAAAGGCAAAATAACAAGCCTATAAATCTCAAAGCAATTGGG CTGGGAAATCCACTACTAGACATAGAAATAAGCGTAGAAAATGGTGAATTCTTGTGGTCACATGGAGCAATATCAGACGACACATTATACCTAGAGAAGACAGTGTGCAATAACTCAAAATTTCTACAAGAATACATTCATTCCGGATGGTCACAAGGCTGCAACGATGTATTTAACAGGGTGACAGATGAAATGGGAGGTGTTCCAAGTGATGATCTTCTTCTACCGACATGCTTATCCTCATCAACTTCCACCACTCAATTCAAACCTATGGGCTTGCATGGGAGGATCCATGAGGCA TTTTCTCGGAGAGGAAATGTGGGAGACCCCTGTCTTCGATCAAGGGTTTTCACATATCTAAATAAGCCCGAGGTTCAAAAGGCATTACATGCTAATACAACTCACCTTCCTTATCACTGGGACTTCTGTGTGGg GCCTCTTGCATATCAAGAAGAAAACTTAGGTTTGAACATTATACCCCTAGTCTCAGACTTATTAAAGGAAGGGATTCCCATCTTGCTTTACAG TGGAGACCAAGATTCAAAGATACCTCTAACTCAAACGAGGATAATTGCAAACAAGCTTGCCAAAGATTTGAAGTTCCAATCTTTTACAAAGTATGGCCCTTGGTATGACAAAAAACAG GTGGCAGGATGGTGGCAATCATTTGGTGGGCTGACAGAGGGAAAGAATGTTACATATCTAACATTTGCAACAGTAAGAGGAGCTGCTCACGAAGTGCCATTCACGTCTCCTTCCCAAGCTCTCACTctttttcattcttttctacACGCCCTTCCCCTTCCAACCCCGCCTCCTCAACATTAA